The genomic interval AATTCGGTCCTGCAGGGCAAGTTGTTGATCGGTGAGTCGAACTTTCAAAAAGCGTTTCCTGACGTCAGCGGATACCAATACTTCTTGATCGATTCCGGTGGACGGACGGATGCCAAGGTGTCCGATGTGCTGGAACGACGACTGGGTGATGTCGGCATGGATGTTTCCAAAACCGCCGACGTCTTGAGTGGCATGCTGGCGGTACAGAACACGTACTTGAGAACCTTTCAAAGTCTCGGAGCTCTCGGGTTGTTGCTGGGCACGGTCGGCTTGGCCATTGCCCAACTGCGGGCCGTCTTGCAACGCCGCCAGGAACTCGCCGTGATGCGTGCGATCGGCTTCACTCGCGGACGATTGGCATCCTTGGTGATGGGCGAAACGGCTGCGCTACTGTTTGCGGGGATCGGATGCGGCATCCTCTGCGCGGTACTCGCCGTGCTGCCCTACGCTTGGTTGTCCGGCATGAACCCGCCGATCATCGAGCCGCTTGTGATCGTGGCGGCAATCATCGTGTTCGGTCTGATCGCCGGTTTGGTCGCGGTGATCAGAGTGGTGCGAATGCCGTTGCTGCAGTCGTTGCGGGCGGAATGAACTCGGACGACACTGCTGACAACACCGACATGCAACGCGTTGAGTTCCATAGCCACGACCCCCGCGATCAACTCGCGGTCGATGAAGCACTCTTGTTGGAGGCCGACGCGGGGGAGCGAGGAGAATCGTTCCGCACTTGGTCGTTTGACCAACCCGTTGTCGTACTCGGTCGCTCCTCTCGCATCGCTGATGAAGTCGACTTGCAATATTGCCAGTCGATGGAGATTCCTGTCCTGAGACGCTGCACCGGCGGAGCATCGGTCGTCGGCGGCCCGGGGTGCATGATGTACACGGTCGTGTTGAGCGTGGCCCGGCATCCGGAGTTGGCAAAGATCGATGCGGCACACCGATACGTGATGCAGCGCGTGCTCTCGGCCGTGCAGGCTCAGGTGCCCGCTGCCCGACAGCAAGGCATTTGCGATTTGACGATCAACGACCGCAAATGCTCGGGCAACAGCCTGCGGGTTTCGCGAACTCATGTCCTATATCACGGCACGATT from Stieleria varia carries:
- a CDS encoding lipoate--protein ligase family protein, which encodes MNSDDTADNTDMQRVEFHSHDPRDQLAVDEALLLEADAGERGESFRTWSFDQPVVVLGRSSRIADEVDLQYCQSMEIPVLRRCTGGASVVGGPGCMMYTVVLSVARHPELAKIDAAHRYVMQRVLSAVQAQVPAARQQGICDLTINDRKCSGNSLRVSRTHVLYHGTILHDADLELLARCLCHAPRQPEYRRERDHGDFVTNVALDPGRLAVDLAVRFGVDHSIGTVPLETALRLREDRYSNEKWHHRH